TGGAGCTATGCAGATGCACAGAGAGAAATTAAAAGGCGTCCATACAGCTCAGCCCTCAGACAAGAGCAGGACCAGAGAAGGTTCTGAGCTAGCATGTTCCTGTTGTCATCATACTGATGACAACATGATTTAGAGTCGCTGTAGTGGTAGCCATGACCTGCTGCACTGTATTCAACTGCCCTATAGGCTAAAGCCCTGGAGACTACTGCACTGTGGTCTACTGCACTGTATTCTACTGCAATGTAGTCTACTGCACTGCACTGTTGTCTACTGCACTGTATTCTACTGCACTATATTCTACTGCCCTGTATTCTACTGCACTGTATTCCTCTGCACTGAAGTCTACTGCACTGTCCACTGCCCTGTAGTCTACTGCAGGACAGACTGAATACAACATTCAAATAGGCCCAATACATTTCTctttttcatctctctctctctctctctctctctctctctctctctctctctctctctctctctctctctctctctctctctctctctctctctctctctctctctctctctccctccttgtccCCCTCCCTGTCAAACTTGGATGCTTCCTCCTTCACTTACCCCACTGCATCTTACACCTTCCAaatctgtgctctctctcctctctccaccaacaacaccactaGGACCACCACAGCTctatatctctttctttctatgtAACATATGCCATCCCTTCCTCTtcccagctctctccctctaaggCTAATTCAAGGACATGTATTGGCTTCATATTAATTGGACAGTGTACCACATCACTCTATATTCCCTCTATGTATCTGAGTCTTCCCAGAAGAGTTAACACATTAATCTTTGTTGCGTGTTAATTGTCCAATTGTAAATCAATACCATCCCCAAAACTCTGGGATGAGTCACCTTACCAGCTAATCATGTAGGCTACAAAGTCATATTTTATATTCATCAGTACAAAATTTGACTCAAGGCCAtactttattaatttattgttaGTATATAATAACAATCAGGGATGTTCAAGTGGATTCATGTGATCCCGTTTAATAAAATACAAGTTGCCTAAACTCGACGTTGCGACTAATGTTGCAGTGACACCGTGTGGTTATGCGCGGTAAATGGCACATCTGTGTGACAAACAGATGTTTAGATAATGCGAGTTATTACGTCTCATACTCTttaacaaatgaataaataaaggccTAGTAAGCTCTGACTTCAGTGGTCAATATCCTAACATTTAGTACAAAAAAAACTAgggaaaatattatttattatttattctgcTTATTACATAAgcagaataaaacattaaacacTATTTCGTACTCTTTTGTTTCTTAATAAGAGTTTGTAAGGGAATTCTTCATGTATCCAGGAAGTGAGCTCACAGCGATCGTGGGGATTTTATGGGGTCGCACCAAGCCGGAGGAGGTCGTACCGTCCctgcacaaaaaaaaagttcgAGGGAAAAAAGGGAGTACATAGTTGTCGAAAACGACCTACGGGGCGTCTTTCTGTTTTCTCATTGTCAGACTGGCACTTGACAACTTTTCGACAGCGGTCATGTCGTGAGAAGACCGATCGGATATCACACGGTTTATGACGGGAAGAGATGGATACAACGGCGGTCGTCAGATGGGAATAAGTTGGAAAAGTACGAAACAAAAATGGAGAGAACAGCTGAGTGACTAGAGTGGGGTGAGGAGGCTGGCTTTGGCAGGATCCGGAGTCCTACCCTGTTGCCCCCGCTGTCGTGTGTAGGCTAAACCTCTGAGCTAGTGTATTAGCACACTTAGTGAGCCGACTACTTCCAATTAATTTTGAGGTAAGTTTTAGAGttgctttaacacacacaccatcacaactGTTGTTCAGAACATAATTTGATATGTGGTAATGTGAACCAGCAATGCAGACAATTGCCCAATGCCGCTTtgcttgggggaaaaaaaaggttGATAGGAAAAGGCCTGCCCACCCTTATTGTGGAGTACAATGTATGCAGATGTTATGTAGCGCAATGTgtcgtttattattattataggcccGCTATCACGTTTTATTTACAACCCCTTTTGGAAAATGACTTGTGTAAGGAATGTGTTTCGAATCAGCTTTCTGCAAACATGGCTGACAAAGTAATGCAAGCAGTTAAACATTGCATTGAACTCTCAAGCAAACTTCCAGCAGATTTGCATGGAGATATTTGATACACTACACATCATTTTCTTGGACTTTTCCTGTGATCTGTGTACTTTGGCAGAATGTTTCTGCTACAACTTTATCCGCTGTCTTTAGTCTAGTAGTCCGAACTCGGCCAATCTAAACTCATTTATTGCGGGTCAAAATAGTTCAGTGGTGTGTGTTATTATACGGCTTTATAGGATGTCTACTATATCGGATATCCGAATCATTATATTGTCCCTTTAAATGTTGAACCACAGCAGTCTTATCATTAAACTTTGTTTTTCATTTCGCAGAACCTACTTTCATTTCAAGAAGATCTTTCTCCAAAACATCCCAATCTGTATATTATTAATTCAGGAAAGACCGCACCAATTATTCAATGGATGAGGGTTATGTTGCATGTGAAACGCCTGTCTATAGCTCCGGCATAGACTTGAGACATCACTGAAGACTATGGTGGGCCAAATGGGGATGCCCTAGTTGGTCTCATCATCCCTGCTAGCTCCTCCAAGCTGCTGGATTCACCATCTCCATCACCAGGTGGTGTATGCCACCAGGTGTACAAGCAAATATCTAAAAGTTGGCTTCAACTTGGACGACAGAATACAGTTATAGACATGTACTAAATCAAGTCTGACTATCATTAACCCTTTGACTCTGAACACGGCTGCTCTTAAGGGTGGTCTATGAGCGCTGACTTCCCTGTGCCTGAGGTGTGATGCCACCCTGTTTTGATGGGTGTGAGTGTCAGCGGCTCTTTTCAAGGACCTCGCTGCTCCGGGTGCAGCCATTAGATGTTGCCCGCCCCCGCTCGCTTGAGTCCAGTGTTGCGGTGATGACGCAGGGCTGCTGGTGGCCCGTCTGGTTGGCTGGGCAGCAGCCTGAGGTGATGTGATGGGGTGCAAGAACAGCAAAGTCCTCCCTGAACCTCCGGGAGATGTTCAGCTGGACTTGGTCAAAAAGGTCAGTGGGATGCGACCCCGCCTCTCGTAGATGATGATGTTGCAATGCATGCTCCCCCCACTGCAGATGATATCATTGATCATTTAACTGCTGGAAAAGGTTTACAAGAGACGCATTTCATTTGATTGAAAAGGGTATATATGCTGTATACTATAGCTTCTTTACATATTATGTAATGTGCACTATGCATGTAACTGTATTTATAGTATTTTTCTTAAATCTTatgcataaaaaaatatgacTTCTTGAACAAATGTAGACAGCCACTCACAAATACGTTTTAAAAATTACTGAGATCTTTACCATCTTAGCACTTGGCTATTTTGTATTCTGCATATCTTTGGGCTATTCCCCGTTACTTGACATGGTAGCATAACGGAAATAGCATGAGTGCACAAGCCTTGTAAACAAAGTGAGGGAGGGAACCGTAACGCgatgctctccatctctcaggTGGACCCTCCCCACCCGCCTCAGACAGACCTCTATAAACATTTCATCCGAGGGGACGGAACGGGCAGcaagacagggggaggggctgaaaAGGCAGACCCCGCCTCCCCCTGTCAGGCGCAAGCAGCCGTGCCTAACGGCTCCGCCCAACCTCCAAACGCCCAATCGGACCCGACGGACCCCCAGCGGAAGAAAGTGGCCAAGTACCGCGCCAAGTTCGACCCCCGGGTCACGGCCAAGTACGACATCAAGGCCCTGATTGGCCGCGGCAGCTTCAGCCGTGTGGTGCGGGTGGAGCACAAGAGCACGCGGCAGCCCTACGCCATCAAGATGATCGAGACGCGCTTCCGCGAGGGCCGGGAGGTGTGCGAGTCGGAGCTGTGCGTGCTGCGCCGCGTGCGCCACACCAACATCATCCAGCTGATGGAGGTGTTCGAGACGGCGGAGCGGGTCTACATGGTGATGGAGCTGGCCACGGGCGGCGAGCTGTTCGACCGCATCATCGCCCGCGGCTCCTTCACGGAGCGCGACGCCACGCGCGTGCTGCAGATGGTCCTGGACGGCGTCAAGTACCTGCACACGCTGGGCATCACCCACCGGGACCTGAAGCCCGAGAACCTGCTGTACTACCACCCCGGCGCCGACTCCAAGATCATCATCACCGACTTCGGCCTGGCCAGCAGCCGCAAGAAGGGGGACGAGTGCCTGATGAAGACCACCTGCGGCACGCCCGAGTACATCGCCCCGGAGATCCTGGTGCGGAAGCCCTACACCAACGCGGTGGACATGTGGGCTCTGGGCGTCATCTCCTACATCCTGCTGAGTGGGACCATGCCCTTCGAAGACGACAACCGCATGCGGCTCTACCGGCAGATCCTCAAGGGCAAATACAGCTTCtctggagaggtgtgtgtgtgtgtgggtgtgtgtgtgtgtgtgtgtccgtgtgtgtccgtgtgcgtcaCCTGCTCTTTGACGTCTTGTGCAGTCTTACATACTTAACCCAAAATTTGAAAAGTGCCAGGTTGAAACTTGAGATGATATTCCTTCCCGGTGTAGCGGGACATTTTGCAACCACATTAAAGGGAAGCACagtgggggcacacacacacgcacacacacacgcacatacgcacacacacacacacacacgcacacacacacgcacacacacacgcacacacacacacacaggcacacacacaggcacacacacggtgtTCCAACAACTTTTTTTAATCCCTGCATGCAATTCATAAATGCTCAGTGTGTTGCTCACTTCGTTTGCACACTCATAATCCCCCATGTCCGCCAACTCCAATGTATTTGTCCTCTCGGTTAAGTCAATATGCccttcctcagtgtgtgtgtgtgtgtgtgtccgtgtgtgtgtgtccgtgtgtgtgtgtgtgtgtgtgtgtgaataataaTTTATGCTCCATCCGcgctctttcttcttcttgggaGAATGCTGAGTTGCTCTTTTTCTTTGTTACACAGTGTGGGCTGTTGATCGGGCCAGAGAGCTTTCTAAATGGGCCCTTGGTTACTGGTTGCCCTGCATAGCCCAGCCATAAAACACTCATTAGGTTCAACTTTGGATATAGCATGACTGGTTGTCACCTACTCATTTTGTACCATATTGGAAATATTTTCAGCACACGTATGTCAAAGCTGACGAGTGCATTAAAAAACGATTGGCCAAATGTTTGACAATATATAAGAGAGCAAAACATTGTCATTATCTTGGATGTGTTATTTGCAGTCCTTGGTCATTGGTACTCTTTAAATATGCTTTTGAGGCTTTAGATATAACACCATGCAGCGATGCAGATACTTTAGATATGCACCATGCAGTGATGCAGATATTCTTGATGTACACCATGCAGTGATGaaagatttatttttcatatacACCATGCAGTGATCCAGAGGCTTTAGATATATACACCATGCAGTGATCCAGAGGCTTTAGATATATACATCATGCAGTGATGCGGATACTTTAGATATATAACACCATGCAGTGATGCAAAGGCTTTAGATGTATACACCTTTGCAGTGATGCAGAAGCTTTATATATACATTAGATATACAACACTACGCAGTGTTGCAGAGGCTTTCGATACAGCCCTGTGCAGTGCTTGGCCTATAgctttctcttcttcttgcACATTGGGTCTCTTCCTTTTTTACAAGACTAATCAGAGAGCATCCCCTGACCCATGGAGCAGTGTTGACCTTTCCTTTTAAAGGGCAAAATAGATGAGACGACCAGGTGCATCTGAATTGAATGGGGCTGTTCTGGGGTCATTGCTTATGTATTTATTGCCGTGATAAATAATGTGTACATTTACAACTCATACCTTGAGAATTCTAAAGCAGTTGTTAAGTCGGGGgagcaggtatgtgtgtgtgtctgtgtgtatcatgATTGTGTTAACAAATAGCTGTATGTTAGAAGGTTGAAAGTGAGGACAAAGAGGAAAATACATTGCTTATAAACGAAAAACCTTGCTTTTATGTTGCATGTATAATGGGATCCTGCATGTATGTATGCTGATAAGCACACAAACATTTCTACTGTCAGTTGCATTTAGTTCCATGCAATCCATGGGTGTATTATGAATGAATAtcatttttacatttatactgAAAATGAATCCTCACTTTAAGCACACAGTGTTTTAATGTTATTCAGGCTTAATACACCCTATTACTATTACTAATTGAGTGTCCCTAAATTCAGTTTAGCAACCCATCTTTTTTTGCTACTGCTCTCTGCTGCCGCTTTGTGGACTCAGAATGGAAATGGGCATGGGAGAGGATTTTCCATATACAACTTATCTAAATTGACAGAATCTAAAAGTCCCAAAATAGAACAATAATCATCTGTATATTTAGTTATTTGTTGCCTCTATGTAGTGATTTTGTCTATTTTACCCAAATATataaattcatatttatattccgTTGATCAGACGGGTCAAACAAAACTAGTGGCAAAATGAAACTCTTCAAGAAATCAATGTATTGATACCCTAGTTTTTGTCTCCATATTCCCAGTTTGGTTGCATCCCATTACTCAAAACAAATGTGCAAAATAGATTCTTCTGTCGGATTTTATTAGAAGGACAAGTCCCCCAATAGGTCAAACGATTTCAAACTCTGTCACCCCAAACCTTGTGCTGCACAAACAGTTTTGAATGGTTTCAGCGTTGAATGCTGGTGCCaaactaaggcccaatcccatttctaccccttaccccttccccttacccctccctcttgttttgaaggggtaaacAAAACAAGGggaaaggggtaaggggtagaaatgggattgggccttaaccaCCCTTAATGAAAGACATGCTAAACACATGAGAACTGATTCATGCTCGGTCTAATCTGTGTCCTGCTGCAGCCGTGGCCCAGCGTGTCCAACCTGGCCAAGGACTTTGTGGAGCGCGTGCTGACGGTGGACCCCAGCGAGCGGCTGACCGCCGGCCAGGCCCTCAAGCACCCCTGGGTGGTGAGCATGGCGGCCTGCTCCTCCATGAAGAACCTGCAGCGCTCCATCTCCCAGAACCTGCTGAAGCGAGCCTCGTCGCGCTGCCACAGCACCAAGTCGGCCCAGTCCACGCGCTCCAGCCGCTCCACCAAGTCCAACAAGGCCCGGCGCGCCCGCGAGAAGGAGCTCCGGGAGCTCAACCGCCGCTACCAGCAGCAGTACAACGGCTGACACCTAAGCCGCCTCGCCCTTCGCTGCGGCTCCTGCCTGTGTAGGCTCCTGTCTGGGGCAGTACTTTCACAGGGATCGCTGCAGCTTAAAGTTGCGGTGTCCAGCGTCCCCCAAAGCCATCGCCATTGCCCAATAGGCCGGGGGCTGTGAAGATAATATATGAATTGAAGCCGATATATTTAGATTGACCCCGTCAATGGGGTTGTGACTCACTGTTGCCGGTAGCAATGCGAGCATCATGCGTGACTCCCGGTGGAAGTGTACAGTACGGGCAGCATGGAGGCGATGTGATGCATTATTTTGGTGAGGAGCTCGTGGACTATAATGGCAGAACGTGTCCCTTCCAGGTGGTGTAACCACCACAACAGCACTGGGAGAAACATGGAGAACCTTTGGCTGCATCCCattctgtgtctctcactcatCCCCCCCAAGGCTGAGGTAGACACGCTTCCCTACTCCCCcacacgtcctcctcctcacctgttcctcctcctgctgtcctcctcttcacctcctaTTCCTGGCCTCCTCCTGTGCTGCCTGTGCCtctgcatatttatttattattactgaCCTTACTATTGGTTTCCGTTCAAGCGGTCACTGGATGATGGCCGTCTATGATAATCTGTTGAACAGAATTCTTGGTACTGTGGTAGGTAGAAAAGGGTTGCCTTTTTATGAAGAGGACTGAAAACTGCTTTTCTTGTTCATTTCATTGTTGAAAGAAAATTGCTGTGAAATAATTATTGTGCGACTTGAACAGATGGACAAGTACGGCCAAACTTTATCTGAAGAGCTGGGAGACCCAGCCCACTGCAACAACTTGGATATTGTTGAAGGCCAACATTCAAATACATACGATCCATCAGGACTCATGCCTAAGCTTTTCATATCTTGCGTTTTGCTCCATTCAAATAACACAACTGCAGCTGGCTAAAACTTGGTATATTGTGAatcttatgttatttttttccgCCTACATGTCATTGTTTAGTTTTTACTTCAATCAGCATTTCCCATTGAGAAGCCGTTCAGAATAACAGGAGGGCAACCACAGTTTCAATTGGTCCTACCAAAGATATTTTTACGATGAGAATAAACAGTCGATGGCTATGTTCGATGGCTGGTTTATCAAAGCAGCGCATACTTCTTAGCTGGAGTCTCCTAACATGTCCTACTAGGTGTATTAGATCTGTTTAACAGAACCCTAGTATATTGTACGTCCCCTGCACATATTGTGGTCTTATCAATATAAAAGGATATGCCGTCCGTCTCACTGCACTCTCTGAGTTGGTGTTAAGAGTCCTGCGGTTTAATGGTGTTTTTGTATGCTCTTCTTGCCTGTGAGTCTGACACAACCACCTGCCAACCCACTAcgtttaatattattttatgcGCTTAACCATTTCCTCATTCCTGTTTTTGAACAATGTGTATCTGTGGTCTCAAAACTTCTACACTTTTTAATGTGAAGATTATGTTAACGTGAGGTATTAAAGGAGATAAATCTTATAATTAGAATCGTTTGAAGAATCCATGCTGTAAATACATTACAGTTACGTTTGCACTTAAATTCAATGACATTCTAAGGCTTTGGGATTAGAATTGATATCAGCAGTGAAGGACCTCTGGACTGTAGTTTAATGCCACGCCTCGGCCCATCTCTGTCTTCGCCTCACATGGGATTGTAATATTGCTTGGGGCCTATTCAAGTTAATAAATGTTGGATATGAATTGTTAAAACAAgtacaaaatacattttcctaTTTACCAACTGTATTTTTCTAAAAACCCTATGTATGGGGCAAGTACCATTGTACATCTAAAAACGTTCCGTTAAAAATGCAAGACCACGGCTTGGCTATATTTGTTTTGGTCAGTGGTTTTCCTGTTTTGTTGCAAAGCTCTTCCTAGGAAAGGTCATGTTGAGGTTAGTTTAAGAAAACAAAAAGTATACAGTGACCAGAGGTTTGGAGCCAAATAGAAAGAGTGTGTTTATAGTGCAATGGTGTCTGTGATTATGAAGGCTTTTACAGTACATTTCCCTGTATGCCTTATTATATCAATTACTCCCGTGAGCAGTTTGCTATGAGCTGGCCTGTTATTATAAACCTTATATTTTGTGAAGTTTTTATAAGTGATACTGGAAATCTAACCGAGCCACATCAACTGACCTCATTATTCCTTTTTATGTTGGAAAATGATTTTGTTATTTTGCTTCTTCTTGGAATGTTCCGTCATCTTCCTCGCCCACGAGACGTGAGTGTTGACAGGGACCACTTTatttgaaaacaaaataaaaccttGGGATAACACCCAGCAACACCTTCTATGGGCCATGTCCCAAATGTCCCATTCTGGATCATTCCACCAGTCCAGGTTCATCTGATGctgtctctcttaccctctgACCACACTAGCCAGCGCAACAcctttatgttgttgttttttaatctttCACATAGACAAGGACATCGGAACATCTAAATGGGTTCTAATACAGTCTACAATTTATATATGTGCAAAGACGCAACATGGAAAAGACTGCTGTTTGTGGTTTGAAACTAAATTCAGTGACCTCAATAATTAATCTTAATTCATGATAGATGACAACATGTGTTCTAGATCATAACAACCATTATCATAAACAAGTTGCGTTTCAGTCATTGGTAAATAAGGGAATTATAAACTTGGCATAATGATACATCATGCCAAGCTATTAGTTGGATTCACACAGAATCAGAACTTCCAGAACCATTGCTGAATGTCAAGTTTATACCAATGAATTACTTAAGTATTTGTAAACCGTTTTGTAGAATGTAAACAGACACATTTGTACAACTGTTTCCTCTAATCTTTGATATATACTTGTGATTTTGTGTAAATGCTGTCCTGAATGAAGTAGCCAATGCAACACTGTTACTTAATTACAGttgttatttgtattatttgcgTAAATGAGTATCCCTTAACACTTCCCTTGTTTTTCTTacttttgttatttgttttatACAATGAACTTCTTTGATGAGTTTTTGTTTTATGGATATGTGCCAATAAATGAAATTGGTGATGACATTTTTTCTTGAAGAGGTATTGCATTCCTGATGTCAGTGTTTGCAGGAGGCATCTTTCTGCTTCTCATATTATGCTACTTATGACTTAAACCAAAATACATTGCAGCTGCTGCTTCTGTATACTGTATTGTAATATGTGGTTCGTTCAGAGTTGTGTTTTTCCTTCAACCCAATTTTATCTCTGTTTAATTATTCCACATCATCGTACATATTCTGTAAGAAAAAATCGACAGAATACTGATTGACTACATGACAAACCCCTGGCAAGTTTAGCCATGGCAGTATATACCTAACAGGATGTGGAACCCTCCCGTATGAAGTGGCTATCAGGCTCCCTCTACAGGCAGAACGTTGTTATTAATGCAACAAAGGCCAGTAGAAGTGCAATCTCTAAAACATGAACTTAATCTCTCGTCTCATTCCTAACCTAAAACCTGAATTGAATCAGCTCTAACCTAATTTCTAAACTAAATCCTTTCTACCTAACAGCTGAACTTAACCATCTCTTACCTAAACCTTACCATCTCTCGCCTAATTTATAACCTTATCATCTCAAACTTACAACCTTACCTTAACCACTTCTAACCTATTACCTAAACCTATCCACCTCTGACTTACTAATCAGTCAACTTTACCATATCTACTCTtaaacctaaacctaaccatCTCTGACTTACTAATTCCTAAAAGTAACCATCTACCCTGATAACTTAACTTAACCATACCTTACCTAATGCTAAAAACTTAAACATCTAACAagttaaaattataaatgtattaatgtaGTTAGTTCAACTTAATTTCCCAGAACTGTGGTCCCATGAGTGATGTCCTGAAACTGCAGCCTTAATAGTGTGCTGCTGCACTTGCAGGAACATACGGTACTAGTGAATGCAAGGCTTCTGATGATTCTCCCCCAGGcagcagggttgccagattggacacGATCCATCTATTATTTTAAaagcaaccttttttttttaagatgatCTAACCGTGGCAAAAATCGGTGCAAATAAAACTCCGAAGAAATATGTACAACCTTGACAAGTTATGAAAGTATTAAAGCAGAACCGGCGCACATTCGAAGTTGTTCTGTTTAGTCAACACAAATCTGGCAACCCGATCAAATAGACGTCAGTGTGGTATACGGAGGAGTTTGCTTCTGGTAGCTTTTGTTCAGTTGCTGTTAAACTACAAATCAGTCTATACTTGATATAGCACTGACCGTAACAACATACATGGACAGACATTTATTTGAAAAGCGAGCCATTTAGGTAAGTAGGACCAAGTAAATGCTGTTGTATCCCACTGCTTCAAGACATTATGCTGCTAGCAAGCTAGCGTTGCGCATGTGAGAGTGATGGGGTCTTCAAGCTCCTTGTAGCAGGCTGGCATTAGCACGCTTCGTTGTTTACATTATTGCGGTacattgttctctctctcaagTAAATACTCGAGTGGTCTGATAGACAATATGTCATATGTGATCTATTCTCTGTAAGCCTCAGATATACTGTGTTGAGGCTTATTCTCTTAGTTTATAGGGTGAAAATCACTAGTGGATCTGGACATAACACCAAATAATACCATATCTTTATTTGTGTTGACTGTTCGTTTACTGGCTAAACGTTTTGTCTGTACTACTACTGTTTTGTTAAAGATATTTGGAATCAATGAGCGTTTGTTTTTCCTGTGGTCATGTTTTGCAAGCAATGCCTGGTAAAGAGACACTGTCTCAACAAATGTTGATGAAATTAGCCAATTACAATGAACGAGTATATTCAGAAAGTGTAAACTCGTGTGGAACAATTTCAAACCAAGATAGAAAGATTTCTACTCTATACCCACTAATCGTGAGCAAATATATTGGGCGCTATCATCCATATACGTTATTCCATAATAGTATATCTGGAGATGGTGTTGGTTCGCAACGGGCTGATTGACACATTTAACGTCAAAAGTAAAGCCATTTGCTGCCTTTCCTGGTCTTTGATTGCAGGGAATGAGAAGTGTGCTAGTAATCTAAATAAAAAAGTTAAATGTTCTGTCTTTTATAATTTTGCAGTGTGGTGTCTTGTTTACACAAGCTGTCACACCCTGTCGTTTACAGCCCTGCCGTACGCAATATGGCTATTTTTACAACCATGGGTCTGAACCAGTAGTCATTAGCTCCATTGTTCTAGAGGCAGGGATCTTTCCCCAAACTTCAAAGCAGTGATTTGACGTGTTAGATGTAGGTTAATGCATCTTTCTAGAGTAATAATAGTTTATCCATCTTTGTTCAAGTGAAATTGTACACAGATTTACAGTCCACGCTGTATAAGCCTCCTACCCACATCAATCTTCCTTACTAGGAAGAGTCTTAGTGTCATAAATAGACGCTAAATAAAATAACTGCCACCCATAAGTTACTTAATTGTAATTGCTTTCCAAAAGTGCATATGTTTTTGATATGCAGAGTGTCACTACTGGTTTGTCTAGACATGTTGATTGAATTAACAGCCTCTTATCTCATCAGGCGTTGTCCAGGAAGGGGTGGAGGTCTTGGCTAGGTATTATAAAAGCCTAGTTTGCTGTTTGCTGCTTCGGTAGCCTCCGAGCTGATTTACGAGAATGTGTTTATTGTAGCAGTATTGATGTCATGTGGGAATGCCTTGGGCGTTTAGCGATAGGTTTCCATTTTGCTATTGTGAAGCTCCTGTCTATCTGGTAGCTCCTCCTCAGCCCAGGGCCCTTGGAGCTCTCGGTGCCATGTGCTTGACATGCACCGATTCCTCTTTCTCTGCCCTCACTATCTTCATTATGATTGATTGTGTTTCAATGGGTTATGAGCGTGTATCCTTGTGCTCTATTTGTGCTTGTGGAGTAAGGGAATAGACAAGATCCGCCGGAGGAGTATTCTGTGCGTATGCCTTATGGCTGTGTTACTTCCTGACATAATTACTTTGTTTGTTAAAACAAAAATGCCTAACTGTACATTTACTTTTCTAGGAATCAAAAGACGACCCTGGATTGAACCAAACTTGTCACTGGTTGGACCGACGCTAATC
This genomic stretch from Gadus chalcogrammus isolate NIFS_2021 chromosome 9, NIFS_Gcha_1.0, whole genome shotgun sequence harbors:
- the LOC130388628 gene encoding serine/threonine-protein kinase H1 homolog; translation: MGCKNSKVLPEPPGDVQLDLVKKVDPPHPPQTDLYKHFIRGDGTGSKTGGGAEKADPASPCQAQAAVPNGSAQPPNAQSDPTDPQRKKVAKYRAKFDPRVTAKYDIKALIGRGSFSRVVRVEHKSTRQPYAIKMIETRFREGREVCESELCVLRRVRHTNIIQLMEVFETAERVYMVMELATGGELFDRIIARGSFTERDATRVLQMVLDGVKYLHTLGITHRDLKPENLLYYHPGADSKIIITDFGLASSRKKGDECLMKTTCGTPEYIAPEILVRKPYTNAVDMWALGVISYILLSGTMPFEDDNRMRLYRQILKGKYSFSGEPWPSVSNLAKDFVERVLTVDPSERLTAGQALKHPWVVSMAACSSMKNLQRSISQNLLKRASSRCHSTKSAQSTRSSRSTKSNKARRAREKELRELNRRYQQQYNG